The Paracoccus sediminicola genome includes a window with the following:
- the mobQ gene encoding MobQ family relaxase, with product MASYHLSVKTIKRSAGRSATAAAAYRVGERIECQREGRVHDYTRKQGIEETFILAPKDAPDWATDRSRLWNEVEASETRRNSVTAREWELALPSEISDEDRSQITRDFAQELVNRYGVAVDVAIHAPHREGDQRNHHAHVLTSTRKLEAEGFTTKTRVLDSAKTGGVEIEQMRGLWAELQNRALERAGEVERVDHRSLEKQRDAAQERGDKLSAEELDRDPELKLGPAANSMERRAKWMAERQGREYKPVTERGAVVHAARQARAAFREMRARLELARETYGIEREARQGRVSAGLAALRAATAKDRDRNPDDFRERLARVVGRSEEQDDTPKPEGRNYARERLKEIMEKDGGRDGQAAVHKLDGHSEYGLGEDTGREARKPSVNERLKDVLNKPRERLEIEDEREQDRGDDENENTRDRDRGEGHSL from the coding sequence ATGGCCAGCTACCACCTCTCCGTGAAGACGATCAAACGCAGCGCCGGGCGCTCTGCCACGGCGGCAGCAGCCTACCGTGTCGGCGAGCGCATCGAGTGCCAGAGGGAAGGCCGTGTCCACGATTACACCCGCAAGCAGGGCATCGAGGAGACCTTCATCCTGGCACCGAAAGACGCCCCGGACTGGGCCACGGATCGCTCCCGTCTCTGGAACGAGGTTGAGGCCAGCGAGACCCGCCGCAATTCCGTCACCGCCCGCGAATGGGAGCTGGCGCTGCCGTCCGAGATCAGCGACGAGGACCGCTCGCAGATCACCCGCGACTTCGCCCAGGAGCTGGTCAACCGCTATGGCGTGGCCGTCGATGTGGCGATCCACGCACCGCACCGGGAAGGCGATCAGCGCAACCATCACGCCCACGTCCTGACCTCCACCCGCAAGCTGGAAGCCGAAGGCTTTACGACCAAGACGCGCGTTCTCGATTCCGCCAAGACCGGCGGCGTCGAGATCGAGCAGATGCGCGGGCTTTGGGCCGAGCTGCAGAACCGCGCATTGGAGCGGGCAGGGGAGGTGGAGCGCGTCGATCATCGGTCGCTTGAGAAGCAGCGTGACGCCGCGCAGGAGCGTGGCGACAAGCTGTCCGCTGAGGAGCTGGACCGCGACCCCGAGCTGAAGCTGGGACCGGCGGCCAATTCCATGGAGCGGCGGGCGAAGTGGATGGCCGAGCGCCAGGGCCGGGAATACAAACCTGTCACCGAACGCGGGGCCGTGGTCCATGCCGCGCGCCAAGCCCGCGCCGCGTTCCGCGAAATGCGCGCGCGGCTGGAACTGGCGCGCGAGACCTACGGCATCGAGCGCGAGGCCCGGCAGGGCCGCGTCTCTGCCGGTCTGGCGGCGCTCAGGGCCGCGACCGCGAAAGATCGCGACCGAAACCCGGATGACTTCCGGGAGCGGTTGGCGCGCGTCGTGGGCCGGTCAGAAGAGCAGGACGACACGCCGAAGCCGGAAGGTCGCAATTACGCGCGCGAGCGGCTGAAGGAAATCATGGAGAAGGACGGCGGGCGCGACGGTCAGGCGGCGGTTCACAAGCTGGACGGTCACAGCGAGTATGGTCTGGGCGAGGACACAGGGCGCGAGGCGCGCAAGCCATCCGTCAACGAGCGCCTAAAGGACGTGCTGAACAAGCCGCGCGAGCGGCTGGAGATCGAGGATGAGCGCGAACAGGACCGCGGTGACGACGAGAATGAAAACACGCGGGACAGGGATCGTGGCGAAGGTCACAGCCTGTGA
- a CDS encoding mobilization protein, protein MFGGEGRDLAETELERAEKRYAQAKARLQALKNRESTRQRKLDTRRKVILGGALLDLAERDSSAAAMLDRLIRNLPREQDRKAFADWDAPSPAPSSSDPETPS, encoded by the coding sequence ATGTTTGGTGGCGAGGGTAGAGATTTGGCAGAAACAGAACTTGAACGCGCCGAGAAACGATATGCCCAGGCCAAGGCCCGTCTTCAGGCACTGAAGAACCGGGAAAGCACCAGACAGCGTAAACTCGACACGCGGCGCAAGGTGATCCTGGGCGGGGCGCTCCTCGATCTGGCGGAAAGGGATTCCAGTGCCGCCGCCATGCTCGACCGGCTGATCCGCAACCTCCCCCGCGAACAGGACCGCAAGGCCTTCGCGGATTGGGATGCCCCCTCCCCTGCCCCGTCCAGTTCTGACCCGGAAACGCCGTCCTGA